The region CACTGCAAAGGCGAAATTGCCGATCAATTCTTCAAGCGAAGTTTTGACGAAGATGCGTCCGCACATCGTGCTTCCTGTCGATGGAATATTAGATGTTCCGATTATGTTCTCGGCGGAGACGTCGTCAACGAAGCGTCAGTTGTGACCGTTCAGGAATGCCACTTCGCGGCCATTAGGACACAGAAATGAAGGATGAGAAGTGGGCGGCCTCACATCCAGGCCGGGAGGAGGCCTGCCCCATCAAATCGATCTCATTGCGAAGCAAGCGGAATTGTCAGAAAAACACGTCCGGCAAGCGACGCGACAACCGAATCGGAAACTACCTATGCCCGAACTCCGCATCGACCCCTTCCCCTCGCCCGCCCAACTCAACGCCCTCTGGTCAGCAGCCTGGAGCACGCCGGAAGCGCCGGATTTCTCCCGCATCCTGCCCCGCAGCCTCGCCCATATCTGTGCCTATCACGACGACACGCTGGTCGGCTTCGTCAACGTCGCCTGGGATGGCGGCATTCATGCCTTCATTCTCGACACCTCGGTTCATCCCGACCTGCGCCGGCAGGGGATTGCGACGCGGCTGGTCAGGGAAGCCACGAGGGTTGCGCGGGAGCGCGGCGCTGAGTGGCTGCATGTCGATTTCGAACCGCACCTGACCGGCTTTTACCGGGCCTGCGGATTTCAACCCACCGAGGCGGGGCTCATCGAGCTGGCATGAGACGCCTCGCCGAGGGCGGCCCCGAACAGGCAAGCATCAAGCCCGTGATTGGGCGGACGGCGCGCCGACGGCAATGCCAAAGCAACGCCAGACGAATCCAGTTTTTCCACGCTTATACCGCGAGCTTATGACCGCATAGGAAGGGGTATGAATTAAAAGACTAAAATACCACTTTTGGTTTGCAAATTCAAAGTCCTTCCCCAGTATTTCAGCCTTATTTTTTCGTTAAAAAACCAATAAAAAATCACAATTTTTCATTGAAAACATCACGATTTATTGGCATAGATCCCCGTGGGGTTGTCTTCCGCCGAACCAATTAAACAGTTCTTCCGCGGATTTCCATATTGCAAAGTACAACGCATCTATTGGGGGTAATTTTAAATATGGCCTTGAATATACTGGACACCAACGGCGCCACAGTCACGAAGACCGGCGCCGAGTTCGAAGCGTATGACGTCATCCGCGACTCCGCAGCCAACCCTTCCGCACCTGTCACCCTCGTTGTCTCCGATTCCGGCCTGGCAGATCTGGCCGACGAACTCAGCTCGGTTTCCGCAAATGTGACCGGCTCGAGCGGCGACAACACGATCACGACGGGCGCAGGCAACGACAACATCAATGGCGGTGACGGCGCAGACACGCTGAACGGCGGCGCCGGAAACGATCTGATCCAGGGTGGAGTTGGTAATGACACGCTGAATGGCGGGGACGGCAATGACATGCTTTGGGGCGACGTCGGAAATGACGTCATCAGAGGCGGCACGGGCAACGATACGATCTCCGATGATGACCGCTTCAGCTTTACCCCTGCGGTCTTTAACATCGATGCGGGCGACGGCGACGACGCCATAACGGTGGATACATTTTCTTCACTGAATTCCGGAACGATCGATGGCGGTGCCGGGATCGATACGCTGCAAGCCCCGTCGCTCCAGGGCCTGACGATTAAGAACATCGAAATCCTTGAAACGGCGGGCTCTTGGGTTGCAGGGTCAAGCGCGCAGTTCGAAAGCTTTGACAAGATCGTCTGGTCAACCGATCCGTTCCCTAATTTTAACCCCTCGTTGGCAGTGACGGACAGTGTCCACCTCGATCTTTCCGACGAGTTGGGAGATCGGGGATCTTTCATCCACGGCTATGCCTCCGGCATTGACGTCAAGACCGGTGGCGGCGACGACGAGTTTTTTGGCACCGACGGCAACGACATTTTCGACGGCAATGGCGGCAACGACATCATCAATGGCGAGGCCGGCAACGACAAACTGACCGGCGGCGCAGGCAACGACGCCATTAACGGCGGTGCCGGCATCGACACTGCGGTCTTCTCAGGCAATTTCGCCAATTATTCCTTCGCATCGAACAACGGCGATCACATCCTGACGAGCGCCGCGGAAGGGACGGATACGCTGACAGACGTCGAATTCGCCCGTTTTGCCGATGGCGTCTACAACTTCGCCACGGAAACTTTCACGCTCGACGGCAGCAATACCGCACCGACCAACATCCAGCTCTCGAAAACCGCCCTCTCCGAGGACACCCCGATCTGGACTACGGTCGGCCTGCTGAGCGCCAAGGATGCCGATGGCGACAAGCTTACCTACAAGCTCATCGACGGAGCGGACGATCACTTCCGGATCAACGGCAACCGTATCGTAACGTCAAAGGCATTGGACTACGAGACGGACAAGTCCTACACGATCAAGGTCGCCGTCTCCGACGGCAAGGTCACTGTGGAAAAGGACATCACGATCAACGTCCTCGACGTCAACGAAGCGCCGGTCAACCAGGCGCCGATAAAGCTTTCCTTCTCACGCAGTTCGATCTCCGAGAACGTCGCGATCGGCACCTCGGTCGGCCTTCTCTCGGCCGTCGATCCGGAAGGCGGGGCGGTGAAGTGGCGGCTGACAGATGATGCGGACGGCATCTTCAAGCTCGTCGGCAACAAGATCCAGACCAAGGCAGCGATCGACTTCGAAAGCAACCATAGCCTGACCTTCACCGCTGAAGCCTATGACGCGGCTGGAAATGCCACCAGCCACGACTTCACGATCACCGTGAAGGACGTCTTCGAGCCGTCCTTTTCGAGCCTGTCGCATGAGGCGTTGATCTAATCGCAATATGATCGCCGGTGGACGTAAGATGCGTCACCGGCGATCTCGACAAAAAGGTGGGACTTCCCGCCTGACTACCTCGGCCGAACTTCCTGGCGCTTGCGCGGCCGGCCTTTTCCAAAATGCACCTCCACCTCGACACCGGTTTCGGTTATGATTTCCTCCCGTCCGAGGAGAGCCCGCATGCGCCTGCCCACATTCATCCTGGCCCTTGCCGTCTCAGCACTCGCAGCCTTGCCCGCATCGGCCGAGACCTACAAGACGCCGAAAGCGTTGCTCAAGGCGCTCTACAGTTACAACACCGACAACAGCGATGCCGAGGCGCCCTCGCCTTATTCGATCTTTTTCTCCGACCATCTGAACGAACTCCTCCAGGCCGACCTCGACAACACGCCTGAGGGCGATGTCGGCGCGATCGACTTCGATCCCGTCATTGCGGGCCAGGACGGTAAGGCAAGCGATGTCAGGATTGGCCAGCCGATCTTGCTGGATGACAAGGCCGAAGTGGAGGTGCAGTTCGAAAACGGCGAAGAGGTAACGCTCTTCTACACCCTGGTGCGGCAGCAAGGTGGCTGGAAAGTCGACGATATCGCCAATCAGAAGGGAGATAATCCATGGAGCCTGAGCGCGTTGCTGGGTGATGCACAATAAGCAATGGCCATGGCCTCAAGATCAGCCCTCATGGTGAGGAGGAACCACGAGGGCGGGCGTGGAAACTTCCGATACATTTCGCATGCCCCGCCTCCAGAATCGAAGGCAATGGCCCCGGTGGCAGCCCCGGTCCTTCGAGGCTTCAGCCTTCGGCTTCCGCACCTCACGATGAGGGCTGATTGGTGTACCGACGCAGCAGGCGCCGCCCACGACGCAATCCGCACCGGCCGCCGAATCTGCCTTTCATCCCGTTTCGGCACGCATTCCCGCTATGACACATCAATACAAGGAACCGCTAACTCTCCGTCAAGTATCTGAATCTTCGGCATTTCCTGCCATCGATGCGAGCATGCCAAAAGAATCCCGCTTGCTTTTTGCCCGAAAAGCTGGCACCAATTCACCTACTCGGGCATTTGCATGCCGGTGACTGGACTGATGTGGTAATCCCTTCCGTTTGGAAGGCGGCGCGGGACTACCCGCCTACGTAGACGTTCTTTCCCCGTACGTGACTTCTCCGACTGACCCTTCGTCCCAATCGATCGGGGCGAAAGCTAAAGCCGTCCGCTTCCTCTCGGGGGCGCGGATACTACACAGACTAAGGGAAAAGGACGATCCCAATGGCCACCAAGGGCACCGTAAAATTCTTCAACCAGGACAAGGGTTTTGGTTTCATCACGCCGGACGGCGGCGCAAAGGACGTTTTCGTCCACATCTCTGCGCTGCAGGCTTCTGGCATCCAGTCGCTGCGCGAAGGCCAGCAGGTTACCTTCGACACCGAGCCGGACCGCATGGGCAAAGGCCCGAAGGCCGTCAACATCTCGGCTTCGTAAGTCAGACTTTCCGCTTCGGCGGCATGAACGGCGCTCCGCAAGGGGCGCCGTTTCTGTTTGCGGCCGTCATTTGTCGATAGCACCGGCAAGTGTTATATGCGCGCTTAGTGATACCGCCCCGCGGCGGTGCGGCGCCCTTGCGGCCCCCAGAGAACAACGAATTATGGAACGTCGATGACGCAAAAGAGCCCGATTTTCGCGGTCGCCCCGATGATCGACTGGACGGATCGGCATTGCCGTTATTTCCATCGCCAGATCAGCCGGCAGGCGCTGCTTTATACCGAGATGGTGGTGGCCGATGCGATCATCCACGGTCCGCGCGACCGGCTGCTCGGCCATGACGCAGCGGAACATCCGCTGGCCCTGCAGCTCGGCGGATCGGATCCGGCCAAGCTTGCCGAGGCGGTGAAGATCGCAGAAGCCTACGGCTACGACGAAATCAACCTCAATGTCGGCTGCCCTTCCGACCGGGTGCAGTCGGGCACCTTCGGCGCCTGCCTGATGTTGACGCCGGAGACGGTGGCCGAATGCATCGCGGCGATGAAGAGGGTGGCGACCGTGCCGGTGACCGTGAAATGCCGTATCGGCGTTGACGAGCAGGAGCCGGAACAGGCGCTGCCGGAACTCATCACCCAAGTTCTCGATGCCGGCGCCGACGCGATCTGGATCCATGCCCGCAAAGCTTGGCTGAAGGGCCTGAGCCCCAAGGAAAACCGGGAAATCCCGCCGCTGGACTACGAGATTGTCTACCGGATGAAACAGCGCTGGCCCAATGTCTTCATCGGCATCAACGGCGGCATCCGCACGCTTGATGAAGCCGCCGCCCATCTCGAACATGTCGACGGCGTCATGCTCGGTCGCGCCGCCTACCAGAATGCCGCGATCCTTGCCGAGGTCGACCAGCGCTTCTTCGGCGCCCCCGCTGGGGAGCCGGACTGGGAAAGCCTGCGTGACCGGATGATGGCCTATGCCGAGCGCCACATCGCTGGCGGCGGCCGGCTGCAGCACGTCGCCCGCCACATGGTCGGCCTCTTCACAGGCCTGCCCGGCGCCAGGCGCTACCGCCAGATCCTCTCGACCGATGCAGCCAAAAGCGGCGCCGGGCCGGAAGTGCTGGCGGCAGCCTTTGCGGCCGTCGATTTTGCAGGGACGGAGCAGGACGCAGTCAGCGCCTGACGTCGCGTCATGCCTTCATCGCCACGGCCGCATCGGTGGGTGCCGTCAGCCGTAGTGCTCGTATCCGCCATCTCGGTAAGCACCCGCCCGGCTGGTCCGCGGGCGGAAATAGCGGCAATTCCGATCCGTCCGGTCGATCATCGGGGGCACGAGCACAAACGGAAATGCCGCGTGCGCTTACGGTATCTTACGGAATCTGCATCGGCTTATAACCGCGGCGTTGGCAGCAATATCTTCTTCTCGATCTTGCCGGCCACCGAAAACACCAGAATCTCCGTCTCCTTGCCGATCCTGCTGCCATCCATCGATCGGACGATATCATCGACGCCGCCGACCGGGCTGCCGTCGATCGCGAGAAGATAGTCGCCCTCCTGCAGCCCTCCCTTTGCCGCCGGTCCCTCCGGCTCGACGCGGCGGATGCGGACGGAGGTCGTCTGCACCGTGCCCGCTGCAAGCGCCACCCGGCGCGGCAGCACAATCGTATCGCCAGAAATGCCGATGAAGGCGCGCCTGACCTGACCGTAGCGGAGAATCTCCGACACGACGAAATTGGCGGTATTCGAGGCCACCGCAAAGGCGATGCTCTGCGCGCCCTGGATGACCGCGGTGTTGACGCCGATCACCTCCCCGTTTGAAGACACCAGCGGCCCGCCCGAGTTGCCGGGATTGAGCGCCGCATCGGTCTGGATGACATCCTCCATCAGCCGGCCGCTGGCTGCCCGCATCGACCGGCCGAGCGCCGAGACGATGCCGGCGGTGACGGTCCATTCGAAACCGAGCGGGTTTCCGATCGCGATGGCGATATGACCCCGGCGCAGGCGCTGGGAGTCTCCGAGCTTGGCCCAAGCGCCGGTGCTTGTATTGGCGCGAATGAGGGCGATGTCGGTATCGACATCCCGGCCGAGCACGCGGCCCTCGGTAACGAACCCGTCGGGCGTGGTGATGCGAACGACCTTGGCGTCGTCAACGACATGGCTGTTGGTGATGATCAGGCCGTCGGGCGAGACGGCGAAGCCCGACCCGTGCCCCTGCCGGCCACCCACCCTCTCGATCCGGCTGACGGCCGGCCCGACAGCGTCGACTGCCGCTGCGATCGATTGCGAATAGGCATCGATCAACGCCCCGTCATTCTGAGAGCCTGTGAATGTTTGGTAGCGGAGGCGATTGGATTGTGATTCTGTTGGGTCGTTGATTTGCTTGGGGGATGATGGTGGGCGACGACCTGTTCGAAGGATTGCCGGTGCATGGAGCGCGGCGAAGTGCTCAGGTGGGACGCGGAGCGGCGCGCATGCGTGAGCCGGTGCGCGATCAGATCGAGTTGCGTGCCGTCGATATCGACAGCTTGATCGGCCAGGATCATGCGGTGCGGGTCATTTGGAACTATGTCGAGGGACTGGATCTGAGCACGCTCGAAGATCGGATCAAGGCGCGTGAGCACCGGCCAGGCCATCCACCGATTTCGCCACGGCTTTTGCTGGCGCTGTGGCTCTATGCCAGCAGCGACGGCGTCGGCAGCGCGCGGGCGCTGGAACGGCAGTGCGGGAGCCACGACGTCTATCGCTGGCTGTGCGGCGGTGTCTCGGTGAACTATCACACACTGTCGGATTTTCGGGTTGGTTGCGCCGATTTGCTCGACCGGCTGCTTGCCGAGCATCTGGCGGCGCTTGCCGGTGCCGGCCTCGTCACTCTCGATTGTCTGGCGCAGGATGGCGTGCGGGTCCGGGCAAGCGCGGGTGCGGCCTCGTTCGGCCGCAAAGCGACGCTTGATCGGCATCTTTCCATTGCCGAGGCGGTTGTGGATCAGCTCAAGCACGAGGTCGATGCGCGTTCGGATGCCAGCACTCGGCGCATCGAGGCGGCCAGGGAGCGGGCGGCGCGCGAGCGCGGCGAGCGGCTCAGAGCAGCCCAGGTCGCTCTTGACGAGATCGAGCGCCATCGCCAGGCGCGCGAAGAAAAGCGCGGCAATGGCAAAAAGCCGAAGGAGCCGCGCGCCTCCAGCACGGATGCACAGGCGCGGGTGATGAAGATGGCCGACGGCGGCTTCCGCCCGGGTTATAATGTGCAGGTTGCGAGCACGGCCGGTGAGCAGTTCGTGGTCGGGCTCGAGGTGACCAATGCCGGCTCCGATCGCGGCCTCATGCGGCCGATGCTGGAGCGGTTGCGCGCGCTAAGCGGCCATCTGCCGCGGCGCTATCTCGCCGATGGCGGCTTTGGCAGCGCTGAAGATATCGAGTGGGCGCACGGCGAAGGGGTTGAGGTCTTTTGTCCGCCCACTCAGTCCAAGCACGGAACCGATCCCTTCTTGCCGCGCCGCGGCGACGGTCCGGGTGTGTCGGCCTGGCGGGCCCGCATGGCAAGCGAGGCGGGCAAGGCTCAGTACAAACCCCGATCGATCTGCGAATGCGTCCATGCCCGCTGGCGCAACTGGAATCTGCGACAATTGACGGTGCGCGGCATCGAAAAGGTCCAGGCCGTCGTGCTCTGCTACGCACTCACCAACAATATCTTGCAAGGCCATCGGCTTGCCAAGGGCTGAGCCACTGTCACCACCCAGACACCAACACGCGACCATCCGAACGCAGCGCGCAATCGCCTGACGCTCGACTGCATCGGCCAGCCAAGATCGGCCAAAAACGCGCCGGATTCAAAAGCTTCACAAGCTCTGAGGCGCAATATCCTTGTCCATGTAACCCATGATGTGACCCTCAGACGGCAGTAACGGCCGTCCGCCGCCGGCGAAGCCGTCGCCGTTGCGACGGTTCGCCATTGTGCTGTTGTGGATTAGATGGTTGGGCGTCGACAAGCGTTCAAGTGAGGGCGTCATCCGTCCTCATCCTGAGCGATGAACGCCGCAACTCCGCTCCGCATCCGTGACGCATCGACTAAAAATACCCCTGCCCGTGAATCCTGCTCCAATACAAAATTCTGTTATGTCAATTGAATACAAAGAGCAGCTTGATGAGATCATCGACATATACGAACCTCGCCCCGCGCAGCCGTGCCTATGGCCTTGTCAATCTCGCCGGCAACGACGCAGACTTCTGATCGCATCAATCCAACCCATTAACGGAGTTAAAAGATGAGCACAGTCACCACCAAGGACGGCGTCGAAATCTTCTACAAGGATTGGGGGCCGAAGACTGCCCAGCCGATCATGTTCCATCACGGCTGGCCGCTCTGCTCCGACGACTGGGACGCCCAGATGCTGTTCTTCCTCGACAAGGGCTACCGGGTCGTCGCCCACGACCGGCGCGGCCATGGCCGCTCCACCCAGGTAGGCGACGGCCACGACATGGATCATTACGCCGCCGACGCCGCAGCCGTCGTCGAGCATCTCGATCTCAGGAACGCCGTCCATATCGGCCACTCCACCGGCGGTGGTGAAGCGACCCACTATGTCGCCCGCCATGGCCAGCCGCAGGGCCGCGTCGCCAAGCTCGTCATCATTGGCGCCGTGCCGCCGATCATGCTGAAAACGGATGCCAATCCCGGCGGCCTGCCGATCGAGGTCTTCGACGACCTGCGCAGGCAGCTCGCCGCCAATCGTTCGCAATTCTACCGTGACCTGCCGGCCGGCCCGTTCTACAGCTTCAACCGGCCGGGTGCGAAGGTGTCGGAGCCAGTCATCGACAATTGGTGGCGCCAAGGCATGATCGGCGGCGCCAAGGCCCATTACGACGGCATCAAGGCCTTTTCGGAAACCGACTTCACCGAAGACCTGAAGATCATCACCGTGCCGACTCTGGTCATGCACGGCGACGATGATCAGATCGTGCCGATCGCCGACTCCGCCCTGCTCTCGTCCAAGCTGCTGCAGAACGCCACGCTGAAGGTCTACGAGAAATTTCCCCACGGCATGTGCACCACGCATGCCGACGTCATCAATCCCGACATCCTCGCCTTCATCAAGGGCTGACCGATCAATCCGCCGGGCGCCGATCAGGCGCCCGGCAGTCGGAATGAGTGCGCGGCGAAATCATCGTCGGCCGACTGCAACAAACGAGCGCCGCCCGATCAGGCCGGTCGATTGATGGCCGGTTACGCATTTCGCATGAAACCGTTTTCGCCGATTTGCGTTTAGCGGCCATGAAAAGAGAACGTGAACCCTCATCAAAGGCTTACCGGCAGGATCGTTTCGAAAACACCGAGCGCGCCGCCAAGGAAACCATCGAGGCGGAGCAGCGGGCCCGCCGGGAGAAAACCAAGCGGCTGAAAGAACTGCGCCTGTCGAAGCAAAGCGACAAGGATCCCGCGCCCAGGTAGATCCCACGCTGGCGAGATCTGTCACGCCGCGCCCATCGGCCTGACACAGATCGGCGCCGCGCTCGCTCGCATCTTTCCGGGCGTGCGTGCGCGCGCGCCCCGATTTGTTTTTGAACATCAGACGTTCGCCCATCTTGCAGAGCCAAGATCGCGAAATTATCTTTTTGCCATCGATAGCGATTCACGGCATCGGAAAGGGCAGATTGCGATGTCAGACAAGCTGTTCAGCACGCGTGACGAACCGCTCGCATCCGAAGACCTTGATGTATGCAGGCGTGTCCATGAAGCGTTGTGTCAAGAACTCCAGATTAACCGATCGGAAGAGAAAGCCGCCCGTCTCGGCGCTCTGATCATCGAGCTTTATCGGCAAGGTGTGCATGACGAGACCCAGCTTCGATTGCTGGCCGGCGGCAAACGAGCCTGAGAACACAATCCGCCACACGCTCGAACAGCATCCTCCCAATCTCCGGCAGGACGCCACCGCCGGAGGCCAAGCTATCTCTTACGTTAGCAAACACGCACATAGATTGCTCCTCCTCATCCCAAAATGAAACCAATTGCCTTCCCCAGCGTTATACCCTCGATACTTCCATTGACCCAAGGTGAGTGAAATGAACAGATTCGCCATCATTGCCCTGTCGATAGCGACGGCCTTCTCCGGAATGCCGGCGTCGGCAGGTCCCGTCTTTGTGCCGAGCCCGGCGCAGCAGGCGGCCGCGCAGCCGGTCCCCGGAGGTGGCGAGGCCAGGATCATCACCGTCGGCTGCAATAACTTCACGAACTGCCCTGGCCAGTTTGGTAACAATGACGACTGGTACCGCAAACGCCACCACTACCGCGACCGCAGCTATTATCGGGACCGAGACTACTATCGCGGCGACCGCTATGGCCGGCGCTATGGTCACCGCTACCATCATGACAATACCGGCGCCATCATCGGAGGCTTGGCGGCAGGCGCCCTGATCGGCGGCATCATCGCCTCGCAGCCGCGCGCCTACCGTTCCACCGGCTACAGCTCGCACGCCGAATATTGCTATGCTCGCTATCGGTCGTACCGCGCCTACGACAACACCTACCAGCCGAACTACGGCCCGCGCCGCCAGTGCCGGTAATATCCAGTCCCTGGCCCGGAAGGAAGCCTCGCATGAACATGCGGGGCTTTTTTGCTGCGTATCAGCGCCACGGTGACCTCCTCAATAGCAAGGACGGACGGAGCAAGGCTTGCCGGCCTTTACCCCGTCCGTCCCGTCAGCCCAGGAGTGAAGCACTTTAGGGACTACTTCACTCCGGGAGTGGTTCGCTGCAGGAGTGAGGCACTCCTGCAATGATCCACTTCGGGATGAGTCGCTCCCGGAGTGACGGCACCACTTCCTCGGGGTCAGGGCTGAGCTTTCGGTTGGTAAATGGCGGCCGGTTTCGGCCTCTTCTCCGTCCATTGCGGCGGCGCGCCGTATTTGCCGGCGACCGCGCCAATCAGCCCCGGCTCGCGGCCGAAGGCATCGCAGGCGGCGTATTTCGGTTTTCCGCCGAGCCAGGATTTCATCCGCTGGCCGGAAGGAAGTGAAAGGTCCAGCCCCTTCGGCTCCTTGCGTGCGATCAGCATGCGGGAAAATTCGCTGCTGAACTTCGAGGCAAGGCCATAGGCGTCGCCCACTTCGGAAACGCGCGGCGTGTTTTGCAGCGAGTTTGCCCCGCGCGACCAGACGATCGCCGCCCGCTGCACGCCACCGCTGTCGACGGCCTCCGCTTCGACCGCCAGTCCGCCGAGACCGGCCGGCAGCCGCGGCACGCCGACCGGCAACGCGAAGCCACTGCCGACGGTCACGACCGTGGAAACACCGGCCATTGCCTTGTTGGTCGGCACGATGTCGGTGACCACTGAGCGGATCGTCAGGTCGGCGGGCTCGCCCGGTGCCACTATCCGGTATTTATCGCTGAGCGAGATGCAGAGCGCCCGGTCGAGCGCATTCGACACCATCGTCCGATCATCAGGCGATTTGATCCGGGTCGCGGCGCTGAAGGCAAAGGTCGTCGGCGCGATGACGACCGTCTTCGCCGGCGCAAGTCCCGCTCCGTCGACATAGATGCGCGATTTCTGAAGCTTGCCCTTGGGCGGGCCGAGATTGGAATAGGAAGAAAGCGTGCCCGCTTGCTTCAGCGGCACCGTGCTGCACCCGGCCGCAGCCGCCGCAAG is a window of Rhizobium sp. N324 DNA encoding:
- a CDS encoding GNAT family N-acetyltransferase; translated protein: MPELRIDPFPSPAQLNALWSAAWSTPEAPDFSRILPRSLAHICAYHDDTLVGFVNVAWDGGIHAFILDTSVHPDLRRQGIATRLVREATRVARERGAEWLHVDFEPHLTGFYRACGFQPTEAGLIELA
- the dusA gene encoding tRNA dihydrouridine(20/20a) synthase DusA codes for the protein MTQKSPIFAVAPMIDWTDRHCRYFHRQISRQALLYTEMVVADAIIHGPRDRLLGHDAAEHPLALQLGGSDPAKLAEAVKIAEAYGYDEINLNVGCPSDRVQSGTFGACLMLTPETVAECIAAMKRVATVPVTVKCRIGVDEQEPEQALPELITQVLDAGADAIWIHARKAWLKGLSPKENREIPPLDYEIVYRMKQRWPNVFIGINGGIRTLDEAAAHLEHVDGVMLGRAAYQNAAILAEVDQRFFGAPAGEPDWESLRDRMMAYAERHIAGGGRLQHVARHMVGLFTGLPGARRYRQILSTDAAKSGAGPEVLAAAFAAVDFAGTEQDAVSA
- a CDS encoding alpha/beta fold hydrolase, which gives rise to MSTVTTKDGVEIFYKDWGPKTAQPIMFHHGWPLCSDDWDAQMLFFLDKGYRVVAHDRRGHGRSTQVGDGHDMDHYAADAAAVVEHLDLRNAVHIGHSTGGGEATHYVARHGQPQGRVAKLVIIGAVPPIMLKTDANPGGLPIEVFDDLRRQLAANRSQFYRDLPAGPFYSFNRPGAKVSEPVIDNWWRQGMIGGAKAHYDGIKAFSETDFTEDLKIITVPTLVMHGDDDQIVPIADSALLSSKLLQNATLKVYEKFPHGMCTTHADVINPDILAFIKG
- a CDS encoding DUF3313 domain-containing protein, with amino-acid sequence MRYRRWRPDRVRSNPFTSSFSKRISKFLSLALPLALAAAAAGCSTVPLKQAGTLSSYSNLGPPKGKLQKSRIYVDGAGLAPAKTVVIAPTTFAFSAATRIKSPDDRTMVSNALDRALCISLSDKYRIVAPGEPADLTIRSVVTDIVPTNKAMAGVSTVVTVGSGFALPVGVPRLPAGLGGLAVEAEAVDSGGVQRAAIVWSRGANSLQNTPRVSEVGDAYGLASKFSSEFSRMLIARKEPKGLDLSLPSGQRMKSWLGGKPKYAACDAFGREPGLIGAVAGKYGAPPQWTEKRPKPAAIYQPKAQP
- a CDS encoding IS1182 family transposase, coding for MMVGDDLFEGLPVHGARRSAQVGRGAARMREPVRDQIELRAVDIDSLIGQDHAVRVIWNYVEGLDLSTLEDRIKAREHRPGHPPISPRLLLALWLYASSDGVGSARALERQCGSHDVYRWLCGGVSVNYHTLSDFRVGCADLLDRLLAEHLAALAGAGLVTLDCLAQDGVRVRASAGAASFGRKATLDRHLSIAEAVVDQLKHEVDARSDASTRRIEAARERAARERGERLRAAQVALDEIERHRQAREEKRGNGKKPKEPRASSTDAQARVMKMADGGFRPGYNVQVASTAGEQFVVGLEVTNAGSDRGLMRPMLERLRALSGHLPRRYLADGGFGSAEDIEWAHGEGVEVFCPPTQSKHGTDPFLPRRGDGPGVSAWRARMASEAGKAQYKPRSICECVHARWRNWNLRQLTVRGIEKVQAVVLCYALTNNILQGHRLAKG
- a CDS encoding BA14K family protein, translating into MNRFAIIALSIATAFSGMPASAGPVFVPSPAQQAAAQPVPGGGEARIITVGCNNFTNCPGQFGNNDDWYRKRHHYRDRSYYRDRDYYRGDRYGRRYGHRYHHDNTGAIIGGLAAGALIGGIIASQPRAYRSTGYSSHAEYCYARYRSYRAYDNTYQPNYGPRRQCR
- a CDS encoding DUF3828 domain-containing protein codes for the protein MRLPTFILALAVSALAALPASAETYKTPKALLKALYSYNTDNSDAEAPSPYSIFFSDHLNELLQADLDNTPEGDVGAIDFDPVIAGQDGKASDVRIGQPILLDDKAEVEVQFENGEEVTLFYTLVRQQGGWKVDDIANQKGDNPWSLSALLGDAQ
- a CDS encoding S1C family serine protease, with the translated sequence MIDAYSQSIAAAVDAVGPAVSRIERVGGRQGHGSGFAVSPDGLIITNSHVVDDAKVVRITTPDGFVTEGRVLGRDVDTDIALIRANTSTGAWAKLGDSQRLRRGHIAIAIGNPLGFEWTVTAGIVSALGRSMRAASGRLMEDVIQTDAALNPGNSGGPLVSSNGEVIGVNTAVIQGAQSIAFAVASNTANFVVSEILRYGQVRRAFIGISGDTIVLPRRVALAAGTVQTTSVRIRRVEPEGPAAKGGLQEGDYLLAIDGSPVGGVDDIVRSMDGSRIGKETEILVFSVAGKIEKKILLPTPRL
- a CDS encoding cold-shock protein, which translates into the protein MATKGTVKFFNQDKGFGFITPDGGAKDVFVHISALQASGIQSLREGQQVTFDTEPDRMGKGPKAVNISAS
- a CDS encoding cadherin domain-containing protein; the protein is MALNILDTNGATVTKTGAEFEAYDVIRDSAANPSAPVTLVVSDSGLADLADELSSVSANVTGSSGDNTITTGAGNDNINGGDGADTLNGGAGNDLIQGGVGNDTLNGGDGNDMLWGDVGNDVIRGGTGNDTISDDDRFSFTPAVFNIDAGDGDDAITVDTFSSLNSGTIDGGAGIDTLQAPSLQGLTIKNIEILETAGSWVAGSSAQFESFDKIVWSTDPFPNFNPSLAVTDSVHLDLSDELGDRGSFIHGYASGIDVKTGGGDDEFFGTDGNDIFDGNGGNDIINGEAGNDKLTGGAGNDAINGGAGIDTAVFSGNFANYSFASNNGDHILTSAAEGTDTLTDVEFARFADGVYNFATETFTLDGSNTAPTNIQLSKTALSEDTPIWTTVGLLSAKDADGDKLTYKLIDGADDHFRINGNRIVTSKALDYETDKSYTIKVAVSDGKVTVEKDITINVLDVNEAPVNQAPIKLSFSRSSISENVAIGTSVGLLSAVDPEGGAVKWRLTDDADGIFKLVGNKIQTKAAIDFESNHSLTFTAEAYDAAGNATSHDFTITVKDVFEPSFSSLSHEALI